A section of the Candidatus Anstonellales archaeon genome encodes:
- the priS gene encoding DNA primase catalytic subunit PriS, which produces MNHLEEKDTQKFVQDKIYHYYYSHPPAIPFIEKREFGFGTWEEKIAYRHLWFKTNSELVARLLNDRPLFVSYSAAIYEFPDARPMTKKNWLGADLVFDLDAKHSEWDKEKKSLDCGKFTCQQCFDYIKEQTQRLIDEFLIPDFGFSKSEISLNFSGNRGYHVRISNEDVMPLTREERREIVDYLLANGITFNDFFSSDGSKLLGPTPNQGGYFGKVAKSAILLSQNPAIATSISRKLRDKANLEHFISGVQEGNWNKVGIPNKEKKFQRLFQKIISQLSVNVDSGVSIDTSKLLRMPDSINGSSGLIAKRISDLKSFEPTRDAVAFSSQPIKIRVIEPVRELSFLNSTFGPFEPNSEQTVPESLAIYLILKRAAILSNPI; this is translated from the coding sequence ATGAACCACTTAGAAGAAAAGGATACACAGAAGTTTGTGCAAGATAAGATATACCATTACTATTATTCCCATCCACCAGCAATTCCATTCATTGAAAAAAGAGAATTCGGCTTTGGTACATGGGAAGAAAAGATAGCATATAGGCACCTATGGTTCAAAACTAATTCAGAGCTTGTTGCGCGCCTTCTCAATGATAGACCACTTTTTGTGTCTTACTCAGCAGCCATCTATGAATTCCCAGACGCACGACCAATGACAAAAAAGAATTGGCTTGGAGCAGACCTTGTCTTTGACCTCGACGCAAAGCACAGCGAATGGGACAAAGAAAAAAAATCTCTAGATTGTGGAAAATTTACCTGTCAGCAATGCTTTGATTATATCAAAGAACAAACGCAGAGGCTGATAGATGAGTTTCTTATTCCAGACTTTGGTTTTTCAAAAAGTGAAATCTCACTAAACTTCTCAGGAAATCGCGGGTATCATGTGAGAATATCAAATGAAGACGTTATGCCACTTACACGTGAAGAAAGAAGGGAGATAGTGGACTACTTGCTTGCAAACGGGATAACTTTTAATGACTTCTTTTCAAGTGATGGTTCAAAACTACTTGGACCCACTCCAAATCAAGGCGGTTATTTTGGCAAGGTTGCAAAGAGCGCAATTCTTCTTTCGCAAAACCCAGCAATTGCAACTTCCATATCTCGAAAACTCCGCGATAAAGCAAATTTGGAGCATTTCATATCAGGAGTGCAAGAAGGCAACTGGAATAAAGTTGGCATCCCAAACAAAGAAAAAAAATTTCAACGACTTTTTCAAAAAATAATTAGCCAGCTTTCAGTGAACGTGGATTCTGGTGTATCCATAGATACAAGCAAGCTCCTAAGAATGCCAGATTCAATAAATGGCTCAAGCGGCCTTATAGCAAAGAGAATATCCGACCTAAAATCGTTTGAGCCTACCAGAGACGCCGTTGCATTTTCTAGCCAGCCAATAAAAATAAGGGTAATTGAGCCTGTCAGGGAGCTTTCTTTCCTCAACTCTACATTTGGGCCATTTGAGCCAAATTCTGAGCAGACAGTTCCCGAATCGTTGGCAATCTATCTCATATTAAAAAGGGCTGCAATTCTTTCAAACCCAATATAG
- the twy1 gene encoding 4-demethylwyosine synthase TYW1, whose protein sequence is MQCSLCTASASSLNQRPHSQRQPCPPAIPRPVFDELCSQGYHVVGNHSANKRCKWFREALIGNGGCYKARFYGIQSHRCVQCTPVLLFCNHACKFCWRIIPESKLQFEDMPSNSFKWDSPEKVAEGILREQERIASGYKGNPKTSIKKFNEAMTPLHVAISLTGEPTMYPYLGELIRIFHQKGLTTFLVTNGTNPTALSRLSPLPTQLYISMVAPNKENYLKTCVPVSASLWQNYLSSLKLMGQKRIQKGTRTVLRMTLVRSLNYCCVEDYASQIKLAKPMFVEVKSYMHVGKGREKRGLSLSDMLSIEEIRDFANKLSAKTGYFYTDEHAPSRVVLLCRDKHAQANRLLPLSQRT, encoded by the coding sequence ATGCAATGTTCCTTATGTACTGCTTCGGCAAGTTCTTTAAATCAAAGGCCTCATTCCCAACGACAGCCATGTCCACCTGCAATTCCTCGTCCAGTATTTGATGAGTTGTGCTCTCAAGGCTACCATGTAGTAGGAAACCACTCAGCAAATAAGAGATGCAAATGGTTCCGCGAGGCCCTCATAGGCAATGGAGGATGCTATAAAGCAAGGTTTTACGGCATCCAATCGCATCGTTGCGTTCAATGCACCCCTGTTCTGCTCTTTTGCAATCACGCATGCAAGTTCTGTTGGAGAATCATCCCTGAATCAAAATTGCAATTTGAAGACATGCCCTCAAACAGCTTTAAGTGGGATTCGCCGGAAAAAGTAGCAGAGGGCATATTAAGAGAGCAAGAAAGAATAGCCTCCGGCTATAAGGGAAATCCAAAGACAAGCATAAAGAAATTCAACGAGGCAATGACGCCACTTCACGTTGCAATATCACTTACAGGAGAACCGACGATGTATCCTTATCTTGGAGAGCTGATACGCATCTTTCACCAAAAAGGTCTTACAACTTTCCTTGTAACAAACGGCACGAACCCAACTGCGCTTTCTCGCCTATCCCCCCTTCCAACCCAACTCTACATCTCAATGGTCGCCCCCAACAAGGAGAATTACCTTAAAACCTGCGTTCCAGTTTCAGCTTCTCTTTGGCAAAATTACCTTTCGTCACTTAAGCTTATGGGCCAGAAAAGAATACAAAAAGGGACTCGGACAGTCTTGAGGATGACTTTAGTGAGAAGCCTCAACTATTGCTGTGTTGAAGATTATGCATCGCAGATTAAGCTTGCAAAGCCAATGTTTGTCGAAGTAAAGAGCTATATGCATGTAGGAAAAGGAAGGGAAAAAAGAGGCCTGTCTCTATCAGATATGCTTTCAATTGAAGAGATAAGGGATTTTGCAAACAAGTTATCAGCAAAAACTGGCTATTTCTATACTGATGAGCACGCGCCAAGCAGGGTAGTTTTGCTCTGCAGAGATAAACATGCTCAAGCAAATCGTCTTCTCCCACTTAGCCAACGAACATAA
- the gap gene encoding type I glyceraldehyde-3-phosphate dehydrogenase: MRVAINGFGRIGRCVLRSAAESGVLGKAFDCIAINCTHSPKEISYYFTHDSIYGQFEGEVSYSENTLIINGFEIRLVADRDPKNLPWKSLGIDCVIEATGSFTDRAGASLHLTAGAKKVLITAPAKNPDVTIAPGVNDDVYDPSTHSIISLASCTTNCLAPVAKVLEDNFGITSGFMTAVHAYTGDQTLTDDYHKKDLRRGRAAALSIVPTSTGAAKAIGDVLPSLKGKLDGIALRVPTPTGSMNSLVCTLTKEAGAEEVNSAMKKASEGKLKGILQYSEDELVSSDIIKNPHSSIFDSKLTKCIERTCSTYAWYDNEWGYSSRVVDAICKTLNKA, from the coding sequence GTGAGAGTCGCAATAAACGGTTTTGGAAGAATAGGGCGTTGTGTCTTGCGCTCAGCTGCCGAGTCAGGCGTTCTCGGAAAAGCCTTTGACTGTATTGCAATAAACTGCACGCATTCGCCAAAAGAAATTTCATATTACTTTACTCACGACTCAATCTACGGCCAATTTGAAGGAGAAGTCAGCTATTCAGAAAACACACTAATCATAAATGGATTCGAAATACGACTTGTAGCTGACAGAGATCCAAAAAACTTACCTTGGAAATCGCTTGGCATTGATTGCGTGATTGAAGCTACAGGCTCCTTCACTGATAGAGCAGGGGCTTCTCTCCACCTTACAGCCGGTGCAAAGAAAGTTCTAATTACGGCACCAGCAAAAAATCCAGACGTGACAATAGCCCCGGGAGTAAATGATGATGTTTATGACCCCTCAACTCATTCAATAATCTCTCTTGCAAGCTGCACAACAAACTGTCTTGCTCCGGTTGCAAAAGTGCTTGAGGACAACTTTGGCATCACTTCCGGCTTCATGACTGCCGTTCACGCATATACTGGAGACCAAACACTAACAGACGACTATCACAAAAAAGATCTTAGGAGAGGCAGAGCTGCAGCCCTCTCAATCGTCCCAACATCTACAGGAGCAGCTAAAGCTATAGGGGATGTCCTCCCTTCCCTTAAAGGAAAGCTTGATGGCATTGCCCTGAGAGTTCCTACTCCTACCGGTTCCATGAATTCACTTGTCTGCACCCTTACAAAAGAAGCTGGTGCAGAAGAGGTAAATTCAGCAATGAAAAAGGCTTCAGAAGGAAAACTGAAAGGCATTCTTCAATATTCAGAAGACGAGCTCGTTTCTTCTGATATAATAAAAAATCCACATTCCTCAATATTCGATTCAAAGCTTACTAAATGTATAGAAAGAACCTGCAGCACCTATGCCTGGTATGACAACGAATGGGGCTACTCTTCTCGCGTAGTTGATGCCATTTGCAAGACACTCAACAAAGCTTGA
- a CDS encoding thioredoxin family protein, with protein MAIFLEIVTSPNCPHSPKAVKLAQEILKKTKGIGFREVNMITEWGMQRAQAFGVTATPTIILNGRVIFVGIPEKKALERVLKDEIRKEREKQSYFF; from the coding sequence ATGGCAATATTTTTAGAGATAGTTACTTCTCCAAATTGCCCTCACTCACCAAAGGCTGTAAAGCTTGCCCAAGAAATCCTCAAAAAAACAAAGGGCATTGGGTTTAGGGAGGTAAACATGATTACTGAGTGGGGGATGCAGAGGGCTCAGGCGTTTGGAGTAACTGCAACTCCTACAATCATATTAAATGGAAGAGTTATATTTGTTGGGATTCCTGAAAAGAAGGCCCTTGAACGGGTACTTAAAGACGAAATAAGAAAGGAGAGGGAAAAGCAAAGCTACTTTTTCTAA
- a CDS encoding NAD(P)H-hydrate dehydratase yields the protein MSIKKPLTPKGNQISFHQPHGIAKSSWSSFSCRKLLGHNGLLSNKLFSPSPASHKGQNGVALIIGGGRKYHGSAVLAVLAASRFVDLLYFYSPSKMPYFFVRKATPCVICISKNELGTHVKRADCILIGPGMDKTKQTKSLVRQVLSTKKSCILDATALRIVEKKYLHNKATLTPNVREFEFLFGEKPTKQSVSFCAKQYNCNILLKGKKDTIATSDGKLYIIKGGNAGMTKGGTGDTLAGLLCALLCKNKTLYALLAASCANKKAGEMLARKYGLNYSALDVANELPKTLNLK from the coding sequence ATGAGCATAAAAAAACCACTCACCCCCAAGGGCAACCAAATATCCTTTCATCAGCCACATGGCATAGCAAAATCAAGTTGGTCTTCGTTTTCATGCCGCAAGCTGTTGGGCCATAATGGTCTTTTGAGCAACAAACTCTTTTCTCCTTCTCCTGCATCACACAAAGGCCAGAACGGGGTCGCATTGATTATCGGCGGAGGAAGGAAGTATCACGGAAGTGCAGTATTGGCTGTTTTAGCCGCAAGCAGGTTTGTGGACCTTCTCTACTTTTACTCCCCCTCCAAAATGCCCTATTTTTTTGTAAGAAAGGCAACACCATGCGTAATTTGCATAAGCAAAAATGAACTTGGCACTCACGTCAAAAGAGCCGATTGCATCCTTATAGGTCCGGGAATGGATAAGACAAAGCAAACAAAAAGCCTCGTTAGGCAGGTACTTTCAACAAAAAAAAGCTGTATTCTTGACGCAACAGCGTTAAGGATTGTTGAAAAGAAGTATCTACACAACAAGGCAACATTAACCCCCAATGTTCGGGAATTTGAATTCCTTTTCGGTGAAAAACCCACAAAACAGTCTGTATCCTTCTGTGCAAAACAATATAACTGCAACATCCTCTTGAAAGGAAAAAAAGACACAATTGCAACTTCAGACGGAAAGTTGTATATAATAAAAGGTGGAAATGCAGGCATGACAAAAGGCGGAACCGGCGACACCCTTGCTGGGCTTCTTTGTGCACTCCTCTGCAAAAATAAAACTCTATATGCTCTTCTGGCAGCTTCATGCGCAAACAAAAAAGCAGGAGAGATGCTAGCACGGAAGTACGGGCTAAACTACTCCGCTTTGGACGTTGCAAATGAGCTTCCAAAAACATTAAATCTAAAATAG
- the pyrF gene encoding orotidine-5'-phosphate decarboxylase gives MALKKYLERISASSASHASIVCMGIDPIIEKIPLKKENIEEKIFSFYSSILDSNPRVCAIKPNYAFFAQYGFDGLRALKRIIDSYKKTYPVILDAKRSDIGKTSEAYAKEVFLFWGADATTVSPYLGSDTIKPFLLYKTNFSYVLCRTSNDSAREFQSLKSANLPLYLHVARKVQELDASRGLLGLVVGATAPLELEKIASTLRKPKLPLLIPGIGAQRGDLKKTMQILKKHYRERTSICLINASSSISYAYAKENAADYVGSALKEIDNLNRQIKL, from the coding sequence GTGGCACTAAAAAAATATCTTGAACGGATATCGGCCTCCTCAGCTTCTCACGCATCTATCGTTTGTATGGGTATTGATCCTATTATTGAAAAGATACCACTAAAAAAAGAAAATATAGAAGAAAAAATCTTTTCATTCTATTCTTCAATCCTAGACTCAAATCCGCGCGTCTGCGCCATAAAGCCAAACTATGCATTTTTTGCTCAATACGGCTTTGATGGCTTAAGGGCCTTAAAGCGGATTATAGACTCCTACAAAAAAACCTATCCAGTAATTCTTGATGCAAAGCGCTCAGATATAGGAAAAACCTCAGAGGCATACGCCAAAGAGGTTTTTTTGTTTTGGGGCGCAGATGCCACTACTGTCTCTCCTTATCTTGGAAGCGATACAATAAAACCATTTTTGTTATACAAAACAAACTTTTCGTATGTTCTTTGCAGAACATCAAACGATTCTGCACGTGAATTTCAGTCCCTAAAATCTGCCAATCTACCCCTCTACCTTCACGTTGCGCGAAAAGTTCAAGAGCTCGATGCTTCCAGAGGGCTGCTTGGGCTCGTCGTAGGCGCAACAGCTCCACTCGAACTTGAAAAAATAGCTTCAACGCTGCGAAAACCAAAACTCCCACTCTTAATTCCTGGCATAGGCGCTCAGAGGGGAGACTTAAAAAAGACAATGCAGATTCTGAAAAAACATTACCGAGAGAGAACTTCAATCTGCCTTATAAACGCTTCATCATCCATAAGCTATGCCTATGCAAAGGAAAATGCTGCAGACTATGTTGGTTCAGCCCTAAAGGAAATAGATAACCTAAATCGGCAGATTAAACTTTAA
- a CDS encoding translation initiation factor IF-2 subunit alpha, producing MLEPKQDELVVATIKKIMPYGAFCLLDEYPGKEAFVHISEVAPRWIKNIHEFLHEGQKVVARVWRVIPEKNQIDLSLKRVTEAEKKRKLEAVRRNKRAEKLFEMVQNKLNLTDPQKKQTLMALSSLYEGDLLLAFETALDGPEPLIEAGIEKTIANAIFEVSQKSIKKQKAETRATISLVSYEPNGVELIKKTFSSLTVSPHTEFSIHFLGSPRYQLKVKAPDFKHAEKSLDELILQIEKAIKGHDVLLSCQKEEGRKTT from the coding sequence ATGTTAGAACCAAAACAGGATGAACTTGTAGTTGCAACAATAAAGAAGATAATGCCTTATGGAGCGTTTTGTCTACTCGATGAATACCCTGGCAAGGAAGCATTTGTTCACATATCCGAGGTAGCTCCCCGTTGGATAAAGAATATACACGAATTCCTTCATGAAGGCCAGAAAGTAGTTGCGCGTGTCTGGAGAGTAATCCCAGAGAAGAACCAAATAGACTTATCCTTAAAGCGCGTTACAGAGGCTGAGAAAAAAAGAAAGCTTGAAGCAGTAAGAAGAAATAAGCGAGCTGAGAAACTCTTTGAGATGGTCCAAAACAAGCTAAATCTTACGGATCCACAAAAAAAGCAAACCCTAATGGCACTCTCGTCACTCTACGAAGGCGACCTCCTTTTAGCGTTTGAGACAGCACTTGATGGACCGGAACCTCTTATCGAGGCAGGGATAGAAAAAACAATTGCAAATGCGATTTTTGAAGTTTCCCAAAAAAGCATAAAGAAGCAAAAAGCAGAAACAAGGGCAACAATATCTCTTGTTTCATATGAACCTAACGGAGTGGAGCTAATCAAAAAAACCTTCTCATCTCTCACCGTTTCTCCTCACACAGAATTTAGCATACACTTCCTTGGCTCACCCAGGTATCAACTAAAAGTAAAGGCACCAGACTTTAAGCATGCAGAAAAGTCCCTTGACGAACTCATCTTGCAGATAGAAAAAGCTATTAAGGGCCACGATGTACTACTTTCTTGTCAGAAAGAAGAAGGTAGAAAAACAACATGA
- a CDS encoding deoxyhypusine synthase family protein, with amino-acid sequence MNISKLKDSGFQATELYRASQIIRRMKRENATLFLSFTSNLIASGLRKIIKELVKKRFVSALITAGGAIARCKVRYSIDSFDADDVYLHKKGINRLGNILVPNKAYLWIEQVCRKVFSRLNGKVSPSLLISRLSSQCNSSSIIYWAAKNNIPVFCPGITDSAIGLQCYFWKQSHPDFGIDVTEDMSDLANLVLNSRRAGGIVLGGGIAKHYLIASNILRGGLDYAVYISTSSQYDGSLSGARAEEAVSWGKIRQKANFATVYGDATILFPLLAEEWL; translated from the coding sequence ATGAATATCTCTAAACTAAAAGACTCAGGCTTCCAGGCAACAGAGCTTTACAGAGCATCTCAGATAATAAGAAGAATGAAAAGGGAAAACGCCACTCTTTTCCTATCTTTTACATCAAATCTAATTGCTTCTGGCTTGCGGAAAATCATCAAAGAGCTTGTAAAAAAGAGATTCGTATCTGCCCTTATTACTGCGGGAGGAGCAATAGCAAGATGCAAGGTGCGATACAGCATAGATTCATTTGATGCTGACGACGTGTACCTTCACAAAAAAGGAATAAACCGACTTGGAAACATATTAGTCCCTAACAAAGCCTACCTCTGGATAGAACAAGTATGCAGAAAAGTCTTCTCCCGGCTTAATGGAAAAGTTTCGCCTTCATTATTGATTTCCCGCCTTTCTTCGCAGTGCAACTCTTCATCAATAATATACTGGGCAGCAAAAAACAACATTCCAGTATTCTGTCCAGGAATAACAGACTCTGCAATCGGCTTACAATGCTACTTTTGGAAGCAGAGCCACCCAGACTTTGGGATAGATGTAACTGAAGATATGTCAGACCTTGCAAATCTGGTCCTAAATTCTAGAAGGGCAGGAGGCATAGTGCTTGGAGGAGGAATAGCAAAACACTATCTAATAGCTTCAAACATCCTTCGAGGCGGATTAGATTACGCTGTTTATATCTCTACCTCCTCCCAATACGACGGCTCACTTTCAGGCGCCAGAGCTGAAGAAGCTGTAAGCTGGGGAAAAATAAGACAAAAAGCAAATTTTGCAACAGTTTATGGAGACGCAACAATCTTATTTCCTCTTCTGGCTGAGGAGTGGTTATAA
- a CDS encoding glycosyltransferase, translated as MRVSVIIPTYNEEKRIERCLKAIIDQTYKGEVEIVIADAESGDRTCEIARRYTDKVFVFKKSTISAGRRDGASKATGDLLVSTDADSVPDKNWLSEIVRVFDDQSVCCAHGNVYLLDANWFDDFVVRTIMPLYYWFFNFLGHPTGPGSNIAIRKGTYEMIGGYNPNLVTGEDLDLQRRAKKVGKVVFAKKAIVYTSSRRLRAWGYLKFFLFHFGNLIGSIIFKKPAERYEPIR; from the coding sequence GTGAGAGTATCCGTTATAATCCCAACTTATAATGAAGAGAAAAGGATAGAGCGATGCTTAAAGGCAATAATAGACCAAACGTATAAAGGAGAAGTTGAAATAGTAATTGCTGATGCTGAAAGTGGCGATAGAACTTGCGAAATTGCAAGAAGATATACTGACAAGGTGTTTGTGTTTAAGAAGTCGACTATATCTGCAGGAAGGAGAGACGGCGCTTCAAAAGCAACTGGCGACTTGCTGGTTTCGACTGATGCGGATAGTGTCCCTGACAAGAATTGGTTAAGTGAGATAGTTAGAGTATTTGATGACCAGAGCGTGTGTTGCGCTCACGGCAATGTTTATCTCCTAGATGCAAATTGGTTTGATGATTTTGTTGTTAGGACAATAATGCCACTTTATTACTGGTTTTTTAATTTTTTGGGTCATCCAACAGGACCTGGTTCTAACATTGCAATAAGGAAGGGTACCTACGAAATGATTGGGGGGTATAATCCAAACCTTGTTACTGGCGAGGACCTGGATCTGCAGCGGAGAGCAAAAAAGGTTGGGAAGGTTGTGTTTGCAAAGAAAGCCATAGTTTACACTTCTTCGCGAAGACTTAGGGCTTGGGGCTACTTGAAATTTTTTCTCTTTCATTTTGGGAATCTTATTGGAAGCATCATATTTAAGAAGCCTGCAGAGAGATACGAGCCTATAAGATAA
- the endA gene encoding tRNA-intron lyase gives MAIYIEINRKTKEIVCLEPQSVSSLVNGHYGVIKKGVVHLYPEEALYLIDIRNAKCYDKNGNVMLFNDVASLFPSKKQMAKYFTYKDWRDRGLIARPICELDWKKNYGRNPVKKYPKGKFEMDKYSLQGRFFEGDLTCIIDDEHAAREIYERYWMGQFASYKAEQRGKIGKLDIYETLFMVRNGNLCIYGMDEKKLVRSAKRLRTDFSSLYEVYEDWRMRGFILKTGFKFGTHFRLYFPGASPVKPAGEWVHSRHVIHVFPRKSRMIISEWARAIRVAHSVKKTFILAIPGKRVRGEEKIDVGLNYILYHRHKGGIETPKDGKPRYLMMSLSEEEEIGGAELAIAIERCKEAGLELLLGIADRESSVTYYLIKRIELPGSKYEYYEIEWVQP, from the coding sequence ATGGCCATATACATAGAGATAAACAGAAAAACGAAAGAAATAGTATGCCTAGAACCTCAGAGTGTCTCATCTTTAGTCAATGGGCATTATGGAGTAATAAAAAAGGGAGTGGTTCATCTTTATCCTGAGGAAGCACTTTATTTAATTGACATTAGGAATGCAAAGTGTTACGATAAGAATGGAAATGTTATGCTCTTTAACGATGTAGCTTCGCTTTTTCCTTCAAAAAAGCAGATGGCAAAATATTTTACATATAAGGATTGGAGGGATAGAGGACTTATTGCGCGGCCTATATGTGAACTTGACTGGAAAAAAAACTATGGGAGAAATCCTGTTAAGAAGTATCCAAAAGGAAAATTTGAAATGGACAAATATTCGCTTCAGGGGCGTTTCTTTGAAGGCGACTTGACCTGCATCATTGACGATGAACATGCTGCCCGAGAAATTTATGAGCGATATTGGATGGGGCAGTTTGCTTCGTATAAAGCGGAGCAGAGAGGGAAGATAGGCAAGTTAGACATATATGAGACATTATTCATGGTGAGAAACGGAAATCTGTGCATTTATGGAATGGATGAGAAGAAGCTTGTTAGGTCAGCTAAAAGACTTAGAACGGATTTCTCATCCCTTTATGAGGTCTATGAAGACTGGAGGATGCGCGGTTTTATACTAAAAACTGGCTTCAAATTTGGAACGCATTTTAGGCTTTATTTTCCAGGAGCCTCACCAGTGAAGCCTGCTGGGGAGTGGGTGCACTCAAGGCACGTCATTCACGTATTCCCGAGAAAGAGTCGTATGATAATATCAGAATGGGCACGTGCAATTAGGGTTGCTCATTCTGTAAAGAAAACATTTATACTTGCAATTCCGGGAAAAAGAGTGAGAGGCGAGGAAAAGATTGACGTTGGTCTGAATTATATCTTGTACCATAGGCACAAGGGAGGGATAGAGACGCCAAAGGATGGAAAGCCGCGTTATTTGATGATGTCTCTTTCAGAGGAGGAGGAGATAGGTGGAGCTGAGCTTGCTATTGCAATTGAAAGATGCAAGGAAGCAGGGTTAGAACTTCTTCTTGGGATAGCTGACAGGGAAAGCTCAGTGACTTACTACTTAATTAAGAGAATTGAACTGCCTGGAAGCAAATACGAATATTATGAGATAGAATGGGTGCAGCCTTAG
- a CDS encoding nucleolar RNA-binding Nop10p family protein: protein MKKLRKCNVCHTYTLSDVHCGLQTRYGHPPPFKITDRWARYRRKEKFGV, encoded by the coding sequence ATGAAAAAGCTTCGAAAATGCAATGTATGCCACACATATACTTTAAGCGATGTTCACTGCGGCCTGCAAACAAGATATGGCCATCCCCCACCGTTTAAGATAACTGACAGATGGGCAAGATACAGGAGAAAAGAAAAATTTGGTGTTTAA
- a CDS encoding orotate phosphoribosyltransferase: MGGPLEEYKKAFVDFLLNSQALKFGSFTLKSGRVSPYFFSTSAFYSASSTVKLAEFYADAIHSSISDDFDIVFGPSYKGIPLAVSVCSALYQKFGLDKKWCFDRKEAKTYGDATPSSNPNLSYWSGQQRQSSSELLVGALLYDWAKVLLVDDVFTTGKAKEEVIAKLNREARITLSGVFIAFDRQEKTNDGKNAIREFEQKYRTKVYSIITAEEAFEYLKESGKISNSEYQRFLDYKSTYGL; encoded by the coding sequence GTGGGTGGTCCTCTGGAAGAATACAAAAAAGCATTTGTAGATTTTCTGCTAAACTCCCAAGCCTTAAAATTTGGAAGTTTTACTTTGAAATCTGGTCGGGTTTCACCTTACTTTTTTTCTACCTCAGCATTCTACTCAGCCTCATCTACAGTTAAGCTTGCAGAGTTTTATGCCGACGCAATTCATTCTTCAATCTCTGATGACTTTGATATAGTTTTCGGACCATCATACAAGGGAATCCCTCTTGCCGTTTCTGTGTGTTCTGCACTATATCAAAAATTTGGGTTGGATAAGAAGTGGTGCTTTGATAGAAAAGAAGCAAAGACATATGGAGATGCAACTCCCTCCTCAAACCCAAATCTTTCATACTGGAGCGGGCAGCAAAGGCAAAGCTCTTCGGAGCTTCTTGTCGGTGCACTTCTATATGACTGGGCAAAAGTACTGCTCGTAGATGACGTTTTTACAACAGGAAAAGCTAAGGAAGAGGTCATCGCAAAGTTAAATAGAGAAGCAAGGATAACCCTCAGCGGCGTTTTTATAGCTTTCGACCGGCAAGAGAAAACCAACGACGGAAAAAATGCAATACGCGAATTTGAGCAGAAATACAGAACAAAAGTCTATTCAATAATCACCGCAGAAGAAGCTTTTGAGTACTTAAAAGAATCAGGAAAAATATCAAATTCTGAATACCAGCGCTTTTTAGATTACAAATCAACATATGGACTTTAA
- a CDS encoding proteasome assembly chaperone family protein, whose amino-acid sequence MFESKVIQRKRSTRIKLKNPLLIAGFPGIGLVGKIAADYLVRELKGEKIAELYSPHFPHQVIMQKNGVCRMLKNKFYLIKGKDRDMIILTGDVQAITSEAQYEICGKILDYYAKLGGKEIFTLGGYGTGKAPEKPRVFAATTHKKLVQEFKKYGLIFGEAHGSIIGVAGLLLGMGKIRGMYGICIMGETHGGFADARAAKAVLESLSKITGLHINLSKLDARARESEEFMKKMEGEAQRQMKTSLGEELQGLSYIR is encoded by the coding sequence ATGTTCGAATCAAAAGTAATCCAAAGGAAAAGGTCAACGAGAATAAAACTCAAAAATCCCTTGCTGATTGCAGGGTTTCCAGGAATAGGGCTCGTTGGAAAGATAGCGGCAGATTATCTCGTGCGGGAACTTAAAGGAGAAAAAATTGCAGAGCTTTATTCTCCGCACTTCCCTCATCAGGTTATTATGCAGAAAAATGGCGTTTGCCGAATGCTAAAAAACAAGTTCTATCTCATAAAGGGAAAGGATCGAGATATGATTATCCTTACAGGAGACGTGCAGGCAATTACAAGCGAAGCCCAATACGAAATATGTGGTAAAATCTTAGATTATTACGCAAAGCTCGGTGGCAAAGAGATTTTCACTCTGGGAGGGTATGGCACAGGAAAAGCACCAGAAAAGCCCCGCGTCTTTGCTGCAACTACGCACAAAAAGCTTGTCCAAGAGTTCAAGAAGTATGGCCTTATATTTGGTGAAGCACACGGATCAATAATAGGCGTGGCCGGCCTTTTACTTGGAATGGGCAAAATACGTGGCATGTACGGTATATGTATAATGGGAGAAACCCACGGCGGATTTGCCGATGCAAGGGCGGCAAAGGCTGTCCTTGAATCTTTGTCTAAAATAACCGGCTTGCACATAAACCTTTCAAAACTCGATGCTCGTGCAAGAGAAAGCGAAGAATTCATGAAAAAGATGGAAGGAGAAGCGCAGAGGCAAATGAAGACTTCCCTTGGGGAGGAATTGCAAGGACTCTCGTACATCAGATGA